In Drosophila pseudoobscura strain MV-25-SWS-2005 chromosome 4, UCI_Dpse_MV25, whole genome shotgun sequence, the following proteins share a genomic window:
- the LOC4817960 gene encoding uncharacterized protein, producing the protein MSTSGHSLKTTTPSMMLSRKSDIKSRLSHKSGTNQQDYVAPQDLDITAITYKFYLEEYRSYTPEERVARLATFDAMEMLQTIEQIHNDVATMKLENYIMVEFLEKNDPKLLIGLRQRRTSIMKRLQNKQRTSLHGSQMMSSRKSSSKRSIPVSTSHLASMLPAGVDRRRGVEYKLNYKAKAEMAEKRAAELEKRVVDIERNAMLEVKQLRAKIEELRARSEETMETENNFMLHFLRDENDLAFLESATERQIERKLRKFTSNWFKNARALLGTMKLTIVSLQETCQQHRADLITKSDLSGILTAVDFEKLIIKRTELINQLEEKNIHMAGLKGVTGKTSLAMTEEKQAMMNLESEMRTVLNRTEEVSRAISKLEKEVAIVQLHNEKDSVTLDELRAQLQEYEAPSVSEYIERKEEALVLEKEEKMLHRKIYILNMKLNNLIRRRMRISEF; encoded by the exons ATGAGTACGTCGGGGCATAGTTTGAAGACGACGACACCGTCGATGATGTTGAGCCGCAAGTCCGATATCAAGTCGCGTCTCAGCCACAAGTCTGGGACTAACCAGCAGGACTATGTGGCGCCGCAGGACTTGGACATTACGGCCATTACGTATAAATTCTATTTGGAGGAATACCGCAGCTATACGCCCGAGGAGCGTGTCGCACGATTGGCCACCTTCGATGCCATGGAAATGCTGCAGACCATCGAGCAAATACACAACGATGTGGCAACCATGAAGCTCGAGAATTACATTATGGTCGAGTTTCTGGAGAAGAATGATCCAAAGCTATTGATTGGCCTGCGACAGCGTCGCACTTCGATAATGAAACGCTTGCAGAACAAGCAGCGAACATCGTTGCATGGCAGTCAGATGATGAGCAGCCGGAAGTCGAGTTCCAAGCGTTCTATACCCGTCTCCACATCCCATCTGGCGTCCATGTTACCCGCAGGCGTCGATAGACGGCGTGGCGTGGAATACAAACTGAATTACAAGGCCAAGGCAGAGATGGCCGAGAAAAGGGCAGCCGAATTGGAGAAGCGTGTGGTGGACATCGAAAGGAATG CCATGCTGGAGGTTAAGCAGCTGCGTGCCAAGATCGAAGAGCTGCGGGCTCGCAGCGAGGAGACCATGGAGACGGAGAACAACTTCATGTTGCACTTTCTGCGCGACGAGAACGATCTGGCCTTCCTGGAGTCGGCCACAGAGCGACAAATCGAGCGAAAGCTGCGCAAATTCACCAGCAATTGGTTCAAGAACGCCCGAGCTCTGCTTGGGACCATGAAGCTAACGATTGTCTCGCTGCAGGAGACCTGCCAGCAGCATCGTGCTGATCTCATCACCAAATCGGATCTAAGTGGAATCCTCACGGCCGTCGACTTTGAGAAACTGATCATCAAGCGCACGGAGCTGATCAATCAGCTGGAGGAGAAGAACATCCACATGGCGGGTCTCAAGGGCGTCACCGGGAAGACCTCCCTGGCGATGACCGAGGAGAAGCAGGCCATGATGAACCTAGAGTCCGAGATGCGTACGGTTCTCAATCGCACCGAGGAGGTATCTCGAGCCATTTCCAAACTGGAAAAGGAAGTGGCCATCGTCCAGCTGCACAACGAGAAGGACTCGGTGACCCTCGACGAGTTGCGCGCCCAACTGCAGGAGTACGAGGCGCCCAGTGTCAGCGAGTATATCGAACGCAAGGAGGAGGCTCTCGTTCtcgagaaggaggagaaaaTGCTCCATCGCAAGATCTACATCCTGAACATGAAGCTTAACAATCTTATTCGTCGCCGTATGCGCATCTCTGAATTTTAA